The Misgurnus anguillicaudatus unplaced genomic scaffold, ASM2758022v2 HiC_scaffold_29, whole genome shotgun sequence genomic sequence GATCGTATCCGTGTCTGGATCCTTCTGTCCCGGGAAATAGCTGGACTTACCAAACGTTACATTTCGAAGAGTGGAGGCTTTACCTGCCGGTTTCCCACCTGTGCAAACAGAAAGTATTAAgtttatatacaatatataacacacaaacacaactaATGATTTAACTCATAGGgcaaaaaattgtcaaaaatatatatatatattattattgcattatcctgcttattacatgcctatttacctcataagtaaggtaaggaactttaaatattgattttagatattttatttgCAAATTTTTAATGAATACAGACCTTCCGCGAGGAAAATACATTTACTTTCAGTTTTAAGATAAAACAAGATGTTCAAATTaacatttggtttaatcatttgtaaatatgcaACCCTGTGTCACGAAATGATCTACCTATAGTCAcctaaatttgtgagtcttatgccctaaaccgaagcgacaatggtaagaaaataggacaaaactgttgagtaaccaatacgtgacagacacgtaaacagaaatacgtgacatgttcacacAAAAAGGCGGAAAACCATGTCAGTGTCACgcaaaagactcacaaatttacgtgactataggtacataattttgtgatactGGGTTGAAATATAATGCTGGGtattttattaaaagacatatttatatgtaATTTCGTGTAGTATTAAGCTGTACccgtcaaaatgatttgcagaaGTTACGGTgtgttattaattttaaatggtAGTTATCTAAATGCCAAGCTATTTGAATGCtcagcctggtctcactgttaatacgtagtatttacacgtaactttaaaaaacaaaaacatattttttgtacgtttaaaCAGATGCTAAAACGTACAATGTAGacatatttacaacatttaaacgtAGCATTATTACGTTTTGACAGCTAAAAAACCTAAAACTTTTACGTATCTTTCATTCCATAAAGATTGCTTTATAATTTCCTTTTAACCATTTTAGCGATATGTTACCACCTtaaccctaccccaaaccttaccctaaacccaaactctttttatacaaaatgtttaaatacgtaatgtattgtttttatattatgcagCGTAATGGACAGATATGTTTAGGAACATattagtaacaatatagcattcaaaagatattttaaCGTGTTACAGTCATacgcaaaacagtttattaaaatcatttaacgttactgtttaaaaaatcataaGAGACAGACAATTAAGTGtaatcacaacaacttatttattacgaatattaaaatcagtaccaaaagtagttaaaatgacgATGTGCTGCAGCCAAggtcctctctggagtatatgaagtaaagtaaagagaagtattaaagttattaatccaagaGTTTGATCAGCGAGCGTTGATCCGGCTTCcctgaatttggatctgttcctcgcAATCGTATGAAATTTAAAGATGTCGATTacagcaaatgaataaaagtaaaatcttttgtgaatttatgttgtattttgttgtaATTATTGCTTAGTAGTAAGACTGCAGGAGAAATCGCGTTTTTGTGtatcatggcaaacaaactaaatataaatacagaaatgctattcattttaaagttttaaaatgttaaatattgtgaaattctctgaatatcataatcatttcattaggtaaatgggtaaactgtcttaaataaataagttagaaaatatgactgaaaacatgtcattgttatgAGTAAGAAACGGCAATGCccgtgattttaatatttatgaataggaataacttacgtacaaatttgtacgtttgtgaagctgtaaatacgtaaataatttacgtattagtcctgtcaaaCCGTCGATATTGtacgtttcagtgtgttttaaacgtaAGTAAATGTACGTATTGTACAACGACACTGaaacgtaaaaatacacacatattctcatgagatcacgttggaATGCCACgactagccaatcagaatcaagcattttagagagccatgtaatatatatatatatatatatatatatatatatatatatatatatatatatatatatatatatatatatatatatatatatatatatatatttctatatactTTAgattgtgtttataaatatatatgtaagaGCCACATAGGAATTTGTTCatctaaaataataatttagtaaaattaataagaaaatatttcattaaaattaataaatatttatacacatgtaaatgtttcttaaatacatacatgaatgggtgtgtatttgtatattgtcgctgtccgatgaaactcacgtatgttcatttagccgattttgagatttttcgacagattgaatgtccaggttcatttccatatacagtatgcgtcacatacctaaatagccaatgaaaacttgtgaaatcatgtcatctgattttcacgtacccgtttggtgtcaaagctgtcaatcacgccgcatatcttccgcctgtgaagcatctcgccggtctcgtaaagtttcatcgaacctcagcactggatatagccgaataaacatgacaatgactttccttcgaggtaaacgttttCCCCGGACGCCAGACTAACATCTAGGAGTTACTttattacggtaggactgtgcaaacaaagtatctgtctagcattggtgatatttacgctggggatttccccaccactttttgaaagcatttggttaaaatgttctgaaaaatcaagcgatgcttaagactggttttgtggtctagtgtcacatatgttgcgttgtatgcttatggtgtgttttcttgtacatatgtaatgaaattcattgtaatcattgactaaatgcgctgctgttttctacggtatggtgctttggcattgttcggttgagctggtgttgcagggactgttacatgtgtgatgtgtgcattcgacattgttgagggtttataAATTTGCTaagagtattttcttgttgttgactggcctacgctatgcccatttttgatgcgcgttattcaatatttttcccgtcctgcagtaatgtttttataagatcttttgtccccatcacttttcaacacaaactgacgcccctgttgtgtagcattaccatgtcagtgtattgattcattgtcccttaatggtttgcaagagacatttaatacacttataattaatattaaataaagtaagcgtatttaaccaagacgtatgctatttaataaactgagcgtattcatctgtcaatacgaaacgcgactttggccattctaattaatgattggaagaacgcgtatcgatcaaagttactgtaaaatatgcacgcatgtccatttaaactcaattttggtcaaatgtggattatatcatgacactggcaagaatatggttacatgtaaatatgccgtaccaagtatgacaacgctacattcaactgcttttgatatacggtgtttttttcactttctgaaaagttaccattttggacatacgtgagtttcatcaggcagcgacgatatacataataattacacacagcacagacATATATAATTatgcaaaaatacacttttattttgtatgcgattaatcgcgattaatctttgcccagcactaatttaaAGTATTTACCCCTCCACATATTCCAAcccaaggaaatatattcaatttacatggaatgatttgcagcatccaggttactgtgtgttattagttttaaatGGTAGTTATCTAAATGCCGGGTTTTTTGAATGCCGCGACTAGCCAAttagaatcaagcattttagagagccgtgtaatatgtaaggaataattgacgacgggccattgaattataagaaaataatgcacaccaaggtggtaatgcggcacgacgcgaagcggagtgccgttacaccgcaggtgtgcattattttcaaataattcaaaggaccggagtcaattattcctcttataccacggttaccacaaacattgctctggtgcctatttttaagacatttgaaaagttaggtgtgcggtttacagaaaaataatcaacacccatagaacatttctcagccaatcagaatgcagcattcgacagacccgtggtataaatatatataataaataaataaatatataatttttttttctgaaatatattttagaatttgtttatattttttaacaaacacatgttttgaaatacattttaaaacatttaaagtatTTATCTCCTATATATTTCAATCCAAGGAAATACATTCAATTTACacggaagaaaaactttgtttatgtttcaaacagtggtggctggtgacttctcttccaaaGGGGTGTGATTTCAAGATATGTATTTGATGTGTCATGTGAATGTGCATCATCTGTCATGTCaaaaaatacgtgcctgctgcacacacgaaataatcgcaagacactaacttaacactaaactcaaatgcgagcgtctcttttatcataaaccccttctgCAGCaagcatgtattttgacataaTGCACGTGCACATAAGTTCACTTGATGCGCAGaatgcatattttgacatgacgagccacacacatgaccagctaaatacatgttgtgacgagcttcacattttttcatttatttcaaacatatttttggtCAGATAAATTTATTTTATGGGAATAAATACCATGAGTTGCTTAAAGCAATTATGTTTTGTAGAAATTAAATGAGATGTCTGCATGATAAGAGTGTACATGTTTGAAAACAATGATGATTTGCTGCATCATAAGATGAGTACAAAGAAGTTTTAAGGTTCACAGCAAAATCAGCAGTGTTAAATGGTGGTCCCCATATATACACcagcagtgttgatttaactGGTGAGACAAAGGTTAACCCCCCCACACATAGATGATAAAATGAACAGCTTACTGtaaatacactttaaaatcacttgGGATGAAAGCGTCCAAGTGCTATGCAAATAATAGGTTCTTCAAATTAGGGAGTTGGTTTCTGGTTtgtttgcatgtttttattttttttaagaaccaGAAAAGAAGGAGATCTTTGTTGTTCTCCATTGAAACGAGACTGCTGAACCTATTTTGGTTAGAAATGAAACCTTTATATTTACAATAGAAGGTCTCCATAAGCAACATATTTATGTGcttaaacagcaaaaataaattcaaatattgCTCTAATATAAGTAATCTTTAGAAATAGGTTATATTTCAGCTTTTGACCCCCATCGCCTATAAAGTTTTTTCTCCTTTTTTATAGAAATATAGGATATTGTCtacaccaggggtctccaacctatttgtgagcaagggctatcACAATACAGAGCAActttttttgatatagtctactcaaagcttttttgttttacttgttgattttatttaacttgttgatatgttttatcattgtttaaatgtttacaaacataaaagaaactaagctaatataaaaaatatgtaataaataaataataaaattaaggcTGTTAATAGAATGCctgcgggcaccatgttggagaccacagGTCTACAATGTACAAAGTGATGATCTACAGTTGTCAAGTATTTCAACCTGTCCTCAAAAGTAAACAATTTACTTTCGTTTATGtagcatatttacatatttagatGGGTTCAGCCATATGCTAGCTAATAAACGTTATACAAGTAAACgtactaataaaataaatacattaaatgcACTGCATTGATTAAAAGCTTTTATCGAATACACAACATTGTAAATTGTTAACGTTAGGGTATTATTTTATGCACAAGGGTGAACAAAACTCAATGTATTATGCTACCAGTAAGTTCCACTAACacatttaagttgaataaaAACAAGCACCAAAGTGACTTCATGAACACTACTAATCAAATGTTTCGACTTATGTTACTTATAATATTAAATACACTGAAAGCTtaatttattttgttcaaatgaTTTTAAAGGCATAAACTGTGCCAAAGTGTGCATGTAttgtgtatttataaatactATACCCTCAAGCATTAGGGATGCTCCTCAGATattgtgcgtgtatgtgtgtgtgtgtcacctACTGTATGCTAGTCCTTGGGTTTTTCTCTTGGTGTGTTTGGGGGTCTCTCCTGTGTTGTTTATCGTGTGCGCGCGTGTGGGTTTGTGTCTCACCTGAGTCGTTCTGCTGCTGTGTTTTGGAGAGTCTCTCCGTCAGTTTCCTCGCCAGATTTTTAACGCTGTGCGCCGCGCTGGATCTCCGCTCCAAGCTCTCCTCTGCCACCCGGATATTCCCGATATACCACATCAACCAGAAGCCCAGACTGGCGAACAGGATCAGCGCGCCGCTGTGGATGAGAAAATCCCCGTAAAACACACCGCGCTTGCGCGCGTCGCCGAAGATGCCGAACAAAAGCAGGATCAGACCCGTGATGTCGAAAACTATCGCCATGATGAATAACGGCAAGCAGCCGCCGATGTACGGGAGCTGATTCATCACCGGAGGACAGGGATGCTGCAGCTGGCACGCGAATAGCGGAGACACTGCGATGCGCGCACAGGTGAGGCTCACCTGGGCGAAACCGCCCGCGGTGACGTCACCACCCTCAACACTGGGGCTGTGTCCTCAATTGAAAACCTGCTTACTACACAGTAGCTATACACACAGCGTTAAAAAAcagcgttaaaaaaaaacagtagttGTGGAAAAGTCCTTATGTGACCTCTTAGCATTTTACATTTAGTGCTCACGTGttattgaaattaatgattatttttattttattctgatTTATGCGTCATTCATCATCTATCCCCACTTCAACAAAGTGCTGTAGTATACTTTGTGGTTaatatagtaaactgtagtaaaaaaaTAGATAGtgtattatttataataaagtatACTACATTATTTTCTACAGTTTTTCAAATCACTATAGTGTAAAATCACCCAAAGTGTAGTTATTACACAATAAATTATACAGTATACTAgactttactatagtaaatgctAAAGTCTACAGTTTATCTAatcactatagttaatactacacaacactttaatatacattaacaaagtgtagttattacataatatactatacattatactacactttactgcagtttactatagtaaatactaaaaagtatactacagtattgaCTAGTTTATCAAATCACTGTAGTTATTACTACACAAGACTATACATTAACAAAAtttgttattactataatatactacactatactacaatttactgcagtttactatagtaaataccaaaaagtatactacagtgttTACTACAGTTGATCAAATGACTATTGTTAACACTACACAACACAACACTATAGTACACCTTAACAAAACtttgttattactataatatactacagtatgcTACAATTTACtgcagtttactatagtaaatactaaaaatTATACTACAGTTTTTATTACAGTTGATCAAatcactatagttaatactacaCAACACTATGGTACACCTTAACAAAACtttgttattactataatatactacagtatactacaatttactatagtaaatactaaaaagtatactacagtatttactacagtttgtCAAATCACAATAGTTAATACTACACAATACTATAATATAAATTAACAAAGTGTAGTtacataatatactatacagtatactacaatttactGCAGTGTACTATAGTAAATGCTAAAGCATACTACAGTGTTTACAACAGTTTATCAAATCACAATAATTAATACTACACAACACTAGAAATATAAATTAACAAGTGTAGTTATtacataatatactatacaGTATACTATACTTTACtgcagtttactatagtaaatactaaaaagtatactacagtgtttactacagtttatcaaatcactatagttaatactacaCAACACAACACTATAGTACACCTTAACAAAACgttgttattactataatatactacagtatactacaatttatcgcagtttactttagtaaatactaaaaagtatactacagtgttTACTACAGTTGATCAAATCACTTTAGTTAATACTACACAACATACTGTAACACTATAGTACACCTTAACAAAACtttgttattactataatatactacagtatactacaatttactgcagtttactatagtaaatactaaaaagTATACTACAATGTTTACTACAGTTTGTCAAATCACAATAGTTAATACTACACAACACTATAATATAAATTAACAAAGTGTAGTTATTACACAATATACTATACAGTATACTACACTTTACTATAGTGTACTATAGTAAATGCTAAAGCATACTACAGTGTTTACAATAGTTTATCAAATCACAATAGTTAATACTACACAACACTACATTAACAAGTGTAGTTATtacataatatactatacattatACTTTACTGCAGTTtaatatagtaaatactaaaaagtatactacagtgttTACTACAGTTGATCAAatcactatagttaatactacaCAACACAACACTAGGGTACACCTTAACAAAACtttgttattactataatacactacagtatactacaatttactaAAGTAAATACTaaaaagtatactacagtatttactacagtttgtCAAATCACAATAGTTAATACTACACAATACTATAATATAAATTAACAAATTGTAGTTATtacataatatactatacattatACTACACTTTAGTGTactagtaaatactaaagtgtACTATattatttactacagtttatcaaatcactatagttaatactacaaAATAGTACACATTATCAATATTACATAATATATACAGagtatactacaatttactgcagtttactatagtaaatactaaaggatactacagtgtttactacagtttatcaaaTCACTATAGTTAATAGTACACAACACTATAATATAAattaacaaagtgtagttttttacataatatatattattatgatatatactatatattatatACTATACAGTATAGTAACACAGTATATACTACAGCAgtgtactatagtaaatactaaagtatactacatgATTTACTTCAGTTTATTAAATTACAATAGTTAATATAGACAACACTATAGTACAGATGAACAAAGTGCAATTATtacataatatactatacaGTATACACTACAATTTACtgcagtttactatagtaaatgctaaagtatactacaataTTTACTGCAGTGTTGTGTAGTATTAATTACTAAGCTGTACACAACACTGTAGTAACCTACACATTAACAAAGCattgttattactataatatacCACACAGTATAGTACCACAGTATATACTGCAgtgtactatagtaaatactaaagtatactagaGTATTTTTAATAGAACATGATTATATGAGACTCCCCtaagacatttttacaaaaaatagagcaaacttttttttaaatcttatttcaAATTTGTGCACAGGTGCACTGATGATGTAACACCTGAATATAAAAAAGTTTCAGAATGCATTACTCAATATTTTCTGTATACTGGCGTTCACATAGTTTCATTGGTACAGCATTggcaacacaaaggtcatgtGTTCAAATACCAGGAAACACATACTGAGAAGGGAAATAATCTGATTAAACACACTCctagtcactttgaataaacgTGTACATATTTCTCTCTAGTAGTAAATATATCCACTAGATATGAATCTTTCTGTCGGATGCTGTTTgttcacactgtaaaaactcTCCATTTCTATTTCAGTGTCATATTTTACATCCTGGTCATTTGCCTGTCAAATCTGAGCTCAGGTCATTCAAAACAGACTGGCTCATACACAGATCTGTGTACAAGAGCTTCAGGTGTCCACAGGGGAAACTTAAACATTAAGATGAAAATAAGAAATTTCAGTATAGTTTAGGATTCTAATtagtaatataaaatatattttaaatcttttaaaaaatatccaGACTATAAAAAAACAGCCCTTTACTTAAGTTACACACACTAACAAATGCTGAGTTGCGtgaaaagggacaaacccaactatttggttaaattaacccagtaAATGTTgaacccaacaatgggttaaaacaacatagcaaaagggataattcacaaaaaaatgaacttttaatgattttactaaccaaacagatctaaggcaccattaacttccatagtattgttttctctcactatggaagtcaatggtgccccagatctgcttggttacaaacattcttcaaaatatctttctttgtattccgcaaaacaaaacaaaaaaagtttgaaacAATGTGAGAATGATTAAatgattaaacattaaaaaaaattttggttaactatccctttaaattacaATCCAACAGGCAGGGTTCATCCCTTTTGAACCAACGCTAGTTTGAAAATAACTAATGCTGgtcaaagattaatcgcgattaatcgtatacaaataaaagtgatttttagcataatatacaagtgtgtgctgtgtgtaattatatatatatatatttttatttatttattttatttatttatataaatgtatgtgagtgtgtttaaaaataaattaattacacatagcacacacacatattatgcaaaaattaaCTTCTATTTTGtatacgattaatcgcgattaatctttgcccagcacttaaaataaaccaaaattttttagagtgcagtgGCTTTACTTAATACTTTTTCGAATAAAATTGGTCaacagttttatatattttgacgTTTAATAAAACAGCCACCAAATTCATCACAGATATGCAGTAAATAAGAATTCCAGTCAatatcaaacacatttttatatctaGGACCTCATGTGCAGACTCGTTCAAAATTGAAAGCATGCAGGCCACTGTAGCTGAGTCAGATTaactttgtttacactgtttgTGTGTTCAGCATTGGGAAAATTCAGTGTTTATTTCCTACAGCAGGTCAAAGTTTGGCTCAGTTAAGCCCCTGCTGGTAAATGTTGTTACTACACCATCATTTGTCCCAAAGGCCTGCTACTCAAATGACAGCCTTTCAACCACAGCCATGTACTTTGACAAAAGTTTTGCCAAGCAAGTGCAAGTGATGGTGCCATCATTTCTACCAAAAACCATCAAAACTCCGAACTGAGCATCAACAAGATAAGGGCCTGTCAAGCaactgcatttaaaaatataaccactGACACTATCTTCACAAGTTATAGACCtaataatgtgttaaatgacCAATAACATCTGACCAAAATACATCATTTTCAAGTCACTCTGTATTCTTTGGCATCTTTATTCAGCTATCAGTCATGTGCTCTGTCGTGAAAGACAGTGATTGGCTCTTGCAGTTAAAATGCATGTGAAGCACCAGTTTGTAAGCACTAAATTTGGCTCTGTCATCCAGCAGTCTCATGGGTTTAACTGAGGCTTGTAATAATTGCAAAGCCGTTTCGTCGCACTCTGGTTCCTCATTTCTCGCGTAATAGGCACCAAAACCACGCCCACTACCAAAACCATCAGACCGATGGACAGCAGGGCTGGGCCTAGGATGTTAGTGGTCATTACTGAAATCCCAGTGAAGTAAAGTCCACTTAA encodes the following:
- the LOC141362882 gene encoding uncharacterized protein, producing MNQLPYIGGCLPLFIMAIVFDITGLILLLFGIFGDARKRGVFYGDFLIHSGALILFASLGFWLMWYIGNIRVAEESLERRSSAAHSVKNLARKLTERLSKTQQQNDSGGKPAGKASTLRNVTFGKSSYFPGQKDPDTDTISCDELSKDTTEEFMCYQNKAYEDEESSVNKSDDSSKDEKESKSDESQEKKPGDTDFTCYQNEGYEGTESAAAKDTDQKPEDQPENCDTLL